A single window of Drosophila suzukii chromosome 3, CBGP_Dsuzu_IsoJpt1.0, whole genome shotgun sequence DNA harbors:
- the trem gene encoding zinc finger protein 552 has translation MKTESNEKWVVCRVCLNNPGEGEDPLHEIFSQTASTRLDQMLHICAGIPVSLDDKFPDKMCSKCVRCLRLCYKFRLTCQRSHQHIMDMLLREASNTSAAGDDDMLNLSDDLTVESVVKTWEEDASQMDGGFKVEESDFQPEEQQQQQVITYVMEDADGGDTIMFDEEVFDGEQNVIEEGDAVYEEYELLTSENSTEISQENPSGITKLATEGCSYDDLTEDILSSDESYVPEGKPAPTKSSTRKRSSRKLAPVRKNSPEDEPAKKKLGRKPRNKLTPYICDVCGNIYPTQARLTEHMKFHSGVKPHECEICGRGFVQNQQLVRHMNTHTGNRPYKCNYCPAAFADRSTKTKHHRIHTKERPYECDVCSRTFTYSDNLKFHKMIHTGEKPHVCDLCGKGFVKAYKMRLHRGTHERRGQFRPDVEISPEGEAVKEEAPEFLS, from the exons ATGAAAACGGAGTCCAACGAGAAATGGGTGGTGTGCCGCGTCTGCCTGAACAATCCCGGCGAAGGCGAAGATCCGCTCCACGAGATATTCAGTCAGACAGCCAGCACTCGCCTTGACCAAATGCTGCACATATGCGCAGGCATCCCC GTCAGCCTGGACGACAAATTCCCGGACAAGATGTGCAGCAAGTGCGTGCGCTGCCTGCGGCTGTGCTACAAGTTCCGTCTGACCTGCCAGCGATCCCACCAGCACATCATGGACATGCTGCTCCGGGAGGCTAGTAATACCAGTGCCGCCGGCGACGATGATATGCTTAACCTCTCGGACGACCTGACGGTGGAGAGCGTGGTCAAGACTTGGGAGGAGGACGCCAGCCAGATGGATGGCGGTTTCAAGGTGGAGGAGAGTGATTTCCAACCGGaggagcaacagcagcagcaggttATCACTTATGTTATGGAGGATGCCGATGGTGGCGATACTATTATGTTTGATGAGGAGGTCTTTGATGGGGAGCAGAATGTGATTGAGGAGGGGGATGCAGTGTACGAGGAGTATGAATTGCTCACCAGCGAGAACTCGACTGAAATCAGCCAGGAAAATCCCTCTGGCATTACAAAGCTGGCCACAGAAGGATGTTCCTATGACGACTTGACCGAAGACATACTCAGCTCCGATGAAAGTTATGTCCCCGAGGGCAAGCCAGCACCTACCAAGTCGTCAACTCGCAAGCGATCGAGCAGAAAGCTAGCTCCAGTCCGTAAGAACAGCCCAGAGGATGAGCCCGCCAAAAAGAAGCTGGGCAGAAAGCCACGCAACAAGCTGACCCCCTACATCTGCGACGTGTGCGGAAACATCTATCCCACTCAGGCCCGTCTCACGGAGCACATGAAGTTTCATTCCGGCGTAAAGCCGCACGAGTGCGA GATCTGCGGACGAGGCTTTGTCCAGAACCAGCAGCTGGTGCGCCATATGAATACGCACACCGGAAACCGTCCCTACAAATGCAACTACTGTCCAGCTGCCTTCGCCGACAGATCCACCAAAACCAAACATCATAG AATTCACACCAAGGAGCGTCCCTACGAGTGCGATGTTTGCTCTAGAACCTTTACCTACTCGGACAATCTGAAGTTCCATAAGATGATTCACACGGGCGAGAAGCCGCATGT CTGTGATCTTTGCGGCAAGGGCTTTGTGAAGGCCTACAAGATGCGATTGCATCGTGGAACGCACGAGAGACGCGGTCAATTTAGACCTGATGTGGAGATCAGCCCCGAGGGAGAAGCAGTCAAGGAGGAGGCGCCGGAGTTTCTCAGCTAA
- the Regnase-1 gene encoding endoribonuclease ZC3H12A: MRIKMNCEVQEQQKHQPQQQQQQQQQHQQQQHHGSSNKLPVRKQESCSDDDESPSRTTERQNLEFAKKLGYSEQSIHSALTRLGSEAKQNELLAELIKLTADAPRPAHTVGAGNPATISSSATTTVGSSSISGLRHIVIDGSNVALSHGNNLIFSCRGIRICVDWFRQRGHRDITAFVPNWRKEMANNNIADQELLYELEHERFLVFTPSRHLDGKRVSCYDDRFILKLAVETDGIVVSNDNYRDLILESNEFRRVVQERLLMYSFVNDIFMPPDDPLGRSGPNLDLFLCSQTQQKMADAQQLCPYGKKCTYGQKCKFRHHPGPLLQRLPLQASHSAPLHTNGGQQMISPGGNNNNVKINSLISREPLGRTKSNTIEQVCQGFSAQMELSEGSMESSQPNRHKKLQRQQPPPAYRLLVPTYSAPLQQQQQVQQQHQQSNSSSNYHHQYLTRTPSAPVTDQGLGLPLPAHNFAHLSASDSRINEELHASQQLPREEQRRLLRYHLGSLFPPHQVHAVLQLYPEETDAKTICAAILNLFPHN; the protein is encoded by the coding sequence ATGCGCATCAAAATGAATTGTGAAGTGCAGGAGCAGCAAAAACATCagccacagcagcaacaacaacagcaacagcagcaccagcagcaacaacatcacggcagcagcaacaagtTGCCAGTGAGAAAGCAGGAGAGCTGCTCCGACGACGATGAGAGTCCCAGCCGGACGACGGAGCGCCAGAATCTGGAGTTCGCCAAGAAGCTGGGCTACAGCGAACAGTCCATCCATTCGGCGTTGACGCGTCTGGGCTCGGAGGCCAAGCAGAACGAGCTGCTGGCGGAGCTGATCAAGCTGACGGCGGATGCACCACGACCCGCCCACACCGTAGGCGCTGGTAATCCAGCCACCATCTCCTCCTCCGCCACCACCACCgtcggcagcagcagcatctcTGGCCTGCGACACATCGTCATCGATGGCAGCAATGTTGCCCTGTCGCACGGCAACAACCTGATCTTCTCCTGCCGCGGCATCCGCATCTGTGTGGACTGGTTCCGGCAGCGAGGGCATCGCGACATCACCGCCTTCGTGCCCAATTGGCGCAAGGAGATGGCCAACAACAACATCGCCGACCAGGAGCTGCTCTACGAACTGGAACACGAAAGGTTTCTGGTGTTCACGCCATCGCGGCATCTGGACGGCAAGCGGGTGTCCTGCTACGATGACCGTTTCATACTCAAGTTGGCCGTGGAAACCGATGGCATTGTGGTGTCCAACGACAATTACAGGGATCTGATCCTGGAGAGCAACGAGTTCCGGCGCGTGGTGCAGGAACGTCTGCTGATGTACTCGTTTGTCAATGACATCTTCATGCCACCCGATGATCCGCTGGGCAGATCAGGTCCTAATCTCGATCTGTTCCTGTGCTCGCAGACGCAGCAGAAGATGGCGGATGCCCAGCAGTTGTGCCCGTATGGCAAGAAGTGTACCTACGGGCAGAAGTGCAAGTTTCGGCATCATCCGGGTCCGCTGCTGCAGCGTCTGCCGCTCCAGGCCTCGCACAGTGCTCCGCTGCACACGAATGGGGGCCAGCAGATGATCAGTCCGGGTGGCAATAACAACAATGTTAAGATCAACTCACTGATTAGCCGGGAGCCATTGGGTCGCACCAAGTCCAATACCATCGAGCAGGTGTGCCAGGGCTTCTCGGCTCAAATGGAGCTTTCGGAGGGCTCCATGGAGTCCAGCCAGCCCAATCGCCACAAGAAGCTGCAGCGCCAACAGCCGCCGCCTGCCTATCGCCTCCTGGTGCCCACCTACAGTGCTCCcctgcagcaacagcagcaggtgcagcagcagcatcaacaGTCCAACTCCAGCTCCAACTATCACCACCAGTATCTGACGCGCACGCCATCCGCCCCGGTCACGGATCAGGGATTGGGTCTGCCACTGCCCGCTCACAACTTCGCCCATCTGTCCGCCTCCGATTCGCGCATCAACGAGGAACTGCACGCCTCGCAGCAACTGCCACGGGAGGAGCAGCGCCGATTGCTCCGCTATCACCTGGGCAGCCTGTTTCCGCCGCACCAAGTGCACGCCGTGCTGCAGCTCTATCCTGAGGAGACCGACGCCAAGACCATCTGCGCAGCTATACTTAATTTATTTCCGCATAATTAG
- the LOC108005033 gene encoding zinc finger protein Paris has translation MESKDLQCRICWLTPKDESLMPTEMDFLDQIKRCTGVELSESFNWPNRICTSCALLLRAALKLRSLCQDAEKKLQELSEKEVQALAEKEMLELLENDLHEQAETELREFHIQIVSDEQESASKDLRSDSEVEYEYLESYDVTLECSEDADEMVSIEPANSAPEESVYSLSPKPEAGEEDDSGQDPSFACTRCHKVFSELVKLNTHMKVHLTEKPHECEICHKRFRQTPQLTRHMNTHTGNRPYKCDYCDSRFADPSTRIKHQRIHTNERPYKCKFCSKSFAYSNVLRVHLKTHTGERPFSCQYCQKTFSQLHHKNAHEKSHKHTKEGETWE, from the exons ATGGAGAGTAAGGACCTGCAATGTCGCATCTGCTGGCTGACGCCGAAGGACGAGTCCCTCATGCCCACAGAGATGGATTTTCTGGATCAAATCAAACGCTGCACGGGGGTTGAG CTGAGTGAGAGTTTTAACTGGCCCAATCGCATTTGCACCAGCTGCGCTTTGCTCCTCAGGGCGGCGCTCAAGCTGCGTTCCCTTTGCCAGGATGCGGAGAAGAAGCTACAGGAGCTGTCGGAGAAGGAGGTGCAGGCGCTGGCGGAGAAGGagatgctggagctgctggaGAACGACCTACACGAGCAGGCGGAAACAGAGCTGCGGGAGTTTCACATACAGATTGTTTCCGATGAGCAGGAGAGTGCCTCCAAAGATCTGCGCAGCGACAGCGAGGTGGAATACGAGTACCTGGAGTCCTACGATGTGACGCTGGAATGCAGCGAGGATGCCGATGAGATGGTCAGCATAGAGCCGGCTAACTCCGCGCCAGAGGAATCTGTCTATTCACTCAGTCCCAAACCGGAAGCGGGAGAAGAAGATGACTCCGGTCAGGATCCCTCCTTTGCCTGCACAAGATGCCACAAAGTCTTCTCGGAGCTGGTCAAGTTGAACACCCACATGAAAGTCCACCTTACAGAGAAGCCACACGAGTGCGA AATATGCCATAAGCGATTCCGACAGACTCCACAGCTGACGAGGCACATGAACACGCACACCGGCAATCGACCCTACAAATGTGATTACTGCGACTCGCGGTTCGCAGATCCATCCACGCGCATCAAGCATCAGAG GATCCACACCAATGAACGACCGTACAAATGCAAGTTCTGCAGCAAGTCCTTCGCCTACTCCAACGTCCTACGGGTTCATCTGAAGACCCACACGGGAGAGCGTCCCTTCAGCTGCCAGTACTGCCAGAAGACCTTCTCCCAACTGCACCACAAAAACGCCCATGAAAAATCGCACAAGCATACAAAAGAAGGGGAAACGTGGGAGTGA
- the LOC118877556 gene encoding transcription factor Ouib, translated as MELRLDMLTLCRTCLQDGEAHMVSIYEEGDDKLRGGISLCEKIESLSGILIKPTEEEVLPTRICLRCKAFLTLAHKFRQICQRSNEFLREYVVKDAVAKDSMGEVEKNGVEEMENDGVEEAEKDAVEQVVNTPDPTPPPPAASEQFEQLEVEVLEEGAWSAEDLIEETPQHLLAEKEKPMVLAVQLLPAPVLPSFPTPSAVTPKLHVCEICGNGYPRKSTLDSHMRRHNNERPYECEICHQSFHVNYQLKRHIRQHTGARPYTCQYCHRTFADRTSLVKHERTHRNERPYGCKTCGKTFTYASVLKMHYKTHTGERPHTCRLCSKTFARMHNLVAHLQTQQHLNDPRLPAYLSTFKMGSTATDV; from the exons atGGAGCTAAGATTGGACATGCTGACCTTGTGCAGGACCTGCCTGCAGGATGGCGAGGCCCACATGGTGTCCATTTACGAGGAAGGTGATGATAAGCTGCGCGGTGGCATTTCCCTGTGCGAGAAAATTGAAAGTTTGAGTGGAATTCTG ATAAAGCCCACGGAAGAGGAGGTTCTGCCCACCAGGATATGCCTCAGATGCAAAGCATTCCTAACCCTGGCCCACAAATTCCGACAGATTTGTCAGCGCTCCAATGAGTTTCTGAGGGAATATGTGGTAAAGGATGCAGTGGCAAAGGATTCAATGGGCGAAGTGGAAAAGAATGGAGTAgaggaaatggaaaatgatgGAGTGGAGGAAGCGGAAAAGGATGCAGTGGAGCAAGTAGTTAATACTCCGGATCCCACTCCTCCTCCACCTGCGGCATCGGAGCAATTCGAACAACTGGAGGTGGAGGTGCTCGAAGAGGGAGCTTGGTCAGCCGAAGATTTGATCGAGGAAACACCACAACATCTACTTGCGGAGAAGGAGAAGCCCATGGTTCTGGCCGTGCAACTGCTTCCAGCTCCAGTTCTGCCTTCTTTCCCAACTCCTTCTGCAGTCACCCCCAAACTCCATGTGTGCGAGATTTGTGGCAATGGATATCCCAGGAAGAGTACCCTGGATAGCCACATGCGAAGGCACAACAATGAGCGACCCTACGAATGCGA GATCTGTCACCAGAGCTTCCACGTCAACTACCAGTTGAAGCGCCACATTCGCCAGCACACGGGGGCCAGACCATACACCTGCCAATATTGCCATCGCACCTTCGCTGATCGCACTTCCCTTGTGAAGCATGAAAG AACTCATCGAAACGAGCGTCCCTATGGCTGTAAAACCTGTGGAAAAACATTTACCTATGCTAGTGTCCTAAAAATGCACTACAAAACACACACAGGAGAAAGACCTCACAC ATGTCGACTCTGCAGCAAGACCTTTGCCCGCATGCACAATCTGGTGGCTCATCTGCAGACTCAACAGCATCTAAATGATCCACGACTACCAGCCTACCTGAGCACCTTCAAAATGGGAAGTACTGCAACTGATGTTTAG
- the psidin gene encoding phagocyte signaling-impaired protein: MAQQQGMDSALFERRLRPVYDNLEVGNNRKALQESEKLLRKHPTLLCARALKGLSLLRLGRYDESHGCLQTVAEEKPTDDSTLQVLSFCYREMEQLDKIVELYQHAVKQNPGNEELLAHLFISHVRVEDYKAQQAVALQLYKAQPKNAYYFWSVISVVFQGIRGPESALPEKRKIYLGLAQRMVDKHIKEGKLETEQEAFLYLHILKLQNKYQEAWEFLTGELCAKLYPGAPVSMKFELLKELGNWRELNELLQQLLDADRDRWDFYKEYIQSSFELLKLSPQTEENGEKDSLARCQEFLQGIIDSSERKKRGPYLARLELHQRMRADQLPAEKLIGDFDEMVIEYFRLFGDKSCCTHDIALFLPSISMKQRQALASKLLLESGVTSTSLPKNKEQLQKHLCALQISRMCGSHMELPVDHLLAFYTNLKLHYEHGRSTFGKKLLATEMGPSDAYALLAANVMYDLSRRENKSDHLFEALCLLQYVLRNSTSNFHVKLLSLKIYHLFGCQVGAQEMYEYLDIKQIQLDSMGYVHCQLLPLGGRFSGTRNVYDATLKFFTNSYKERLEYIALTYRFCTFSKMEEFMNFKERLTNSLQYVACSVEAQICDLVSCYGNIQQNLTAYAAMSIEPAEDRIAWHELSDNRDLEAVIRWDPLHEVNAAEERKESFDQEVEVLQVRSLMLRLFASFVDLYHGPSSKESPAGEEAATLELLRESWTGLFQRLRLMNYKPMAQKFLVNLLPTRLHLLLDLPYERFFDDLAQLVLDLQSGSGKLAEQCKRVGDNVITVMELCVQTINESNEWNGMDGLWKRRGQQQKVAASLEMLSLYAFLLSVLNDKLQVSSKAKTKKRPVDNKVDGPQPISEKERSQMLQELMRQLKHKLEACDAAIRTWKAPVLPRDLSSFMSDMSLKPEVEATLIGDVSATFKDSHELMVTELRNLLKDKIRMVAK; the protein is encoded by the exons ATGGCACAGCAGCAGGGCATGGACTCGGCCTTGTTCGAGCGGCGACTGCGGCCGGTCTACG ACAATCTGGAGGTTGGCAACAACCGCAAGGCCCTGCAGGAGTCCGAGAAGCTGCTGCGCAAACATCCCACCCTGCTCTGCGCCCGTGCCCTGAAAGGACTATCCCTCCTCCGTCTGGGACGCTACGATGAGAGCCACGGATGCCTCCAAACCGTCGCCGAGGAGAAGCCCACGGATGACTCCACGCTGCAGGTGCTATCCTTCTGCTACCGCGAAATGGAACAAC TGGACAAAATTGTGGAGCTGTACCAGCACGCGGTGAAGCAGAATCCGGGCAACGAGGAGCTGCTCGCCCACCTCTTCATCTCGCATGTGCGGGTGGAAGACTACAAGGCGCAGCAGGCGGTGGCCCTGCAACTCTACAAGGCTCAGCCGAAGAATGCCTACTACTTTTGGTCCGTGATCAGCGTAGTCTTCCAGGGAATTCGGGGTCCGGAGTCGGCGCTACCCGAGAAGCGGAAAATCTATCTGGGACTGGCGCAACGCATGGTCGACAAGCACATCAAGGAGGGCAAGTTGGAGACGGAGCAGGAGGCCTTCCTCTATCTGCACATCCTCAAGCTACAAAACAAATACCAGGAGGCGTGGGAATTTCTCACTGGCGAGCTGTGCGCCAAGCTCTATCCGGGTGCTCCAGTCAGCATGAAGTTCGAGCTGCTCAAGGAACTGGGTAACTGGCGGGAACTGAATGAGCTGTTGCAGCAGCTCCTTGACGCAGA TCGCGATCGGTGGGACTTTTACAAGGAGTACATCCAAAGTTCGTTCGAGTTGCTTAAACTTTCCCCTCAAACTGAAGAGAACGGGGAAAAGGATTCATTGGCCAGATGTCAGGAATTCCTCCAGGGCATCATAGATTCCTCGGAGCGAAAGAAACGGGGTCCCTATCTGGCGCGTTTAGAGCTCCACCAGCGCATGCGAGCAGACCAACTGCCAGCGGAAAAGCTCATCGGTGACTTTGACGAAATGGTCATAGAGTACTTCCGTCTGTTTGGCGACAAATCATGCTGCACCCATGATATCGCCTTGTTCTTGCCTTCGATTAGCATGAAGCAGCGACAGGCACTGGCCAGCAAGCTTCTGCTGGAAAGCGGAGTCACCTCCACGTCGCTTCCGAAGAAT AAAGAGCAGTTGCAGAAGCATCTGTGTGCTCTGCAAATCTCTCGGATGTGCGGTTCTCACATGGAGCTGCCCGTGGACCACCTGCTTGCCTTCTATACGAACCTCAAGCTGCACTACGAGCACGGCCGCAGTACTTTCGGCAAGAAGCTGCTGGCCACGGAGATGGGACCATCGGATGCATACGCCTTGCTGGCAGCAAATGTGATGTACGACCTGAGTAGACGAGAAAATAAGTCGGATCACCTGTTCGAGGCGCTGTGCTTGCTGCAGTACGTGCTGCGAAACAGTACGAGTAACTTCCACGTGAAACTGCTGAGTCTGAAGATCTACCATCTGTTCGGCTGCCAGGTGGGTGCCCAGGAGATGTATGAGTACCTGGACATCAAGCAGATCCAGCTAGACTCGATGGGCTATGTGCACTGCCAGCTGCTGCCCCTGGGCGGTCGCTTCTCGGGTACCCGGAATGTATACGATGCCACTCTAAAGTTCTTCACCAACAGCTACAAGGAGCGGTTAGAGTACATTGCTTTGACCTATCGCTTCTGCACGTTTTCCAAGATGGAGGAGTTCATGAACTTTAAGGAGCGGTTGACCAATAGCTTGCAATACGTGGCCTGTTCAGTGGAGGCGCAGATTTGCGACCTGGTCAGTTGTTATGGCAATATCCAACAGAATCTGACGGCATATGCCGCCATGAGCATTGAGCCGGCGGAGGATCGGATTGCCTGGCATGAGTTGAGCGACAATCGTGACTTGGAGGCCGTCATTCGCTGGGATCCTCTGCACGAGGTTAATGCTGCGGAGGAGCGCAAGGAGTCCTTCGACCAGGAAGTTGAGGTTCTTCAAGTTCGCTCGCTGATGCTCCGACTGTTTGCCTCTTTTGTTGACCTGTATCACGGCCCCAGCTCGAAAGAATCGCCAGCGGGCGAGGAAGCCGCCACCCTGGAACTTCTGCGGGAGTCCTGGACGGGATTATTCCAGCGATTGCGTCTCATGAACTACAAGCCGATGGCGCAAAAGTTTCTAGTCAACCTGCTGCCCACACGCCTTCACCTGCTGCTCGATCTGCCATACGAACGATTCTTTGACGACCTGGCCCAGTTGGTCCTGGACCTGCAAAGCGGATCTGGAAAGCTGGCCGAGCAGTGTAAACGGGTGGGTGACAACGTCATTACGGTAATGGAGCTGTGCGTGCAGACCATCAATGAGAGCAACGAGTGGAACGGCATGGATGGTCTTTGGAAGCGACGGGGGCAGCAGCAGAAAGTGGCTGCCAGCCTGGAG ATGTTATCCCTCTATGCCTTCCTGCTGTCCGTGCTAAACGACAAGCTGCAGGTCAGCTCAAAGGCCAAGACCAAGAAGAGGCCGGTGGACAACAAGGTGGATGGACCCCAACCGATTAGCGAGAAGGAGCGAAGTCAGATGCTGCAGGAGCTGATGCGACAGCTTAAGCACAAGCTAGAGGCCTGCGATGCAGCCATAC GCACCTGGAAGGCGCCAGTGCTGCCGCGCGACCTCAGCTCCTTCATGTCCGACATGTCGCTGAAGCCAGAGGTGGAGGCCACGCTCATCGGCGACGTCTCGGCCACCTTCAAGGACTCCCACGAGCTGATGGTCACCGAGCTACGCAATCTACTAAAGGACAAAATACGCATGGTAGCCAAGTAG
- the PIG-L gene encoding N-acetylglucosaminyl-phosphatidylinositol de-N-acetylase: protein MRFNWLSEYVASISSSIASTSPWRQLQQQVQQLVPNPQAIYCRIRSSSAEALEHVLIACAVYLLVCLGLYKLTFWLSESATASGPGAHNTNDSNNADSGEEDVLNPNPDGNPSPGGLKQALQSGLRLRSVRLPKTAHMERVLLITAHPDDECMFFGPLIYSLTQRQGCQVYILCLSNGNFEHKAKVRRQELWRSCSKLGIPESNIVLMNATNLPDDPYVDWRPDAVASLILHAVESLDIQAIFTFDRDGVSSHPNHCAVYYAAASLCLANLLPKDCKFYTLDSINVVRKYLSILDLLCTCFMSTHWCILNWKEAAIVRSAMKEHQSQMRWFRWLYIYTSRYMFINSMRQINLSDVELEMQIHDN, encoded by the exons ATGAGATTTAACTGGCTGAGCGAGTACGTGGCCAGCATATCAAGCAGCATTGCATCGACCTCTCCGTGGCgccaactgcagcagcaggtGCAGCAGCTCGTCCCCAATCCGCAGGCCATCTACTGCCGTATCAGGTCCTCATCCGCCGAAGCACTGGAGCACGTACTGATCGCCTGTGCGGTGTACTTGCTAGTATGCCTGGGCCTCTACAAGCTCACCTTCTGGCTCTCGGAATCGGCGACCGCATCCGGACCGGGAGCACACAACACAAACGACAGCAACAATGCCGATTCGGGCGAGGAGGACGTACTGAATCCAAATCCGGATGGGAATCCCAGTCCTGGCGGCCTGAAGCAGGCCCTGCAATCTGGACTGCGGCTGCGTAGCGTCCGGCTGCCCAAGACGGCGCACATGGAGCGCGTCCTGCTCATCACCGCCCATCCGGATGACGAGTGCATGTTCTTCGGGCCGCTGATCTACTCGCTGACGCAGCGCCAAGGCTGCCAGGTGTACATACTCTGCCTGTCAAACG GCAACTTCGAGCACAAGGCGAAGGTGAGGCGTCAGGAACTGTGGCGCTCGTGCTCCAAACTGGGCATCCCCGAGTCCAACATCGTGCTGATGAATGCCACCAACCTGCCGGACGACCCCTATGTGGACTGGCGCCCAGATGCCGTGGCCAGTCTGATACTCCACGCCGTCGAAAGCCTTGACATCCAGGCGATATTCACGTTCGATCGCGATGGCGTAAGCTCGCATCCGAACCATTGTGCCGTGTATTACGCGGCCGCCTCGCTCTGTTTGGCCAACCTTTTGCCCAAAG ATTGCAAGTTTTACACCTTGGACTCGATCAATGTGGTCAGAAAATATCTGTCGATCTTGGATCTGCTGTGCACGTGCTTTATGTCTACGCATTG GTGCATACTTAACTGGAAGGAGGCTGCGATCGTGAGGAGCGCCATGAAGGAGCACCAGTCGCAGATGAGATGGTTCCGCTGGCTCTACATATACACCTCGCGCTACATGTTCATCAATTCGATGCGGCAGATAAATCTCTCGGATGTGGAACTGGAAATGCAGATACATGACAACTAG
- the idc gene encoding uncharacterized protein idc, with product MRDSAAQASPAAAPATTQKWIVCRVCLQQPKEPMASIFNDDSEKDLTNMIRECGGVPIKQFDHYPDKICEKCFRVLKMAFKFRETCQRSYGHLRQFVGPVEVEQRTPEKKLEEQAPKLEQEPEEAEQQQQDHDEEEEEEDLDESQYAEGEAEESTEAQGGVFHDDMEEGIIVELEKDRIVHVKSEQVEEDGIIEEVYDVYETYEGDILAEQGGYDQEMADQSLSELSADIEYLEQVDQDQLTESAHEDDADGDMNSTEEEFLPTKSVRASINARGATKRRANPRRSATSTASVAAASGTSKSTVRANLLKVRRTNNDAATTKIVINSDEGVSIGEVLARKHSGIKTKGGHKILVGDKKEFKYICDVCGNMYPSQSRLTEHIKVHSGVKPHECEICGHCFAQAQQLARHMNTHTGNRPYKCSYCPAAFADLSTRNKHHRIHTNERPYECDVCHKTFTYTNTLKFHKMIHTGEKPHVCEVCGKGFPQAYKLRNHRIIHERRGQSTREAVGGLLPYDSANIVGLEM from the exons ATGAGAGACTCGGCGGCACAAGCGAGTCCGGCGGCGGCGCCTGCGACCACGCAAAAGTGGATCGTCTGCCGGGTTTGCCTGCAGCAGCCAAAGGAGCCCATGGCCAGCATTTTCAACGACGATTCCGAGAAGGACCTGACCAACATGATCCGCGAGTGCGGTGGAGTGCCC ATCAAGCAGTTCGATCACTATCCGGATAAGATATGCGAGAAGTGCTTCAGGGTGCTGAAGATGGCATTCAAGTTCCGGGAGACCTGCCAGCGTTCCTACGGCCATCTGCGGCAGTTCGTGGGCCCCGTGGAGGTGGAGCAGCGAACGCCGGAGAAGAAACTGGAAGAGCAAGCCCCCAAACTGGAGCAGGAACCCGAGGAGGccgagcagcagcagcaggaccACGACgaggaagaggaggaggaggacctGGACGAGAGCCAGTACGCCGAGGGCGAGGCGGAGGAGTCAACGGAGGCTCAGGGCGGCGTCTTCCACGACGACATGGAGGAGGGCATAATTGTGGAACTGGAAAAGGATCGCATTGTGCATGTCAAGAGCGAGCAGGTGGAGGAGGACGGCATCATCGAGGAGGTGTACGACGTGTACGAGACCTACGAGGGCGACATTCTCGCCGAGCAGGGCGGCTACGACCAGGAAATGGCCGATCAATCCCTATCCGAACTATCAGCGGACATCGAATACTTGGAGCAGGTTGATCAGGATCAGTTGACCGAAAGTGCCCACGAGGACGACGCGGATGGAGATATGAACTCCACGGAGGAGGAGTTCCTGCCCACCAAAAGTGTTCGAGCATCCATCAATGCCAGAGGAGCCACCAAGCGGAGAGCGAATCCCCGCAGATCAGCCACATCAACTGCATCGGTGGCTGCTGCATCGGGAACCTCCAAGTCAACCGTCCGCGCAAATCTGCTCAAAGTCCGGCGAACTAACAATGATGCGGCCACAACCAAGATCGTCATCAACTCCGACGAGGGCGTATCCATTGGCGAGGTGCTGGCGCGGAAGCATTCCGGAATCAAAACCAAGGGCGGCCATAAGATACTCGTCGGCGACAAGAAGGAGTTCAAGTACATCTGCGATGTGTGCGGGAATATGTATCCCTCCCAGAGTCGCCTCACCGAGCACATCAAGGTCCACTCAGGTGTAAAGCCGCACGAGTGCGA AATCTGTGGGCACTGCTTCGCTCAGGCCCAGCAATTGGCCCGACACATGAACACCCACACTGGAAATCGGCCGTACAAGTGCAGCTACTGCCCGGCAGCCTTTGCGGATCTGTCCACTCGAAACAAGCACCACAG GATTCACACCAACGAGCGTCCCTACGAGTGCGATGTGTGCCACAAAACATTTACGTACACCAACACCTTGAAGTTCCACAAGATGATTCATACGGGAGAGAAGCCACATGT TTGCGAAGTATGCGGCAAGGGCTTCCCGCAGGCGTACAAACTGCGTAACCACCGGATCATCCACGAGCGACGCGGTCAATCCACACGCGAAGCCGTGGGCGGTCTGCTGCCCTACGACTCGGCCAACATTGTGGGCCTGGAGATGTAA